One segment of Deinococcus humi DNA contains the following:
- the brxL gene encoding BREX system Lon protease-like protein BrxL, with amino-acid sequence MTFSETDFFPVDAPQAGLLGADELRALNEKVAAVFKSLAIDKRRLPASQLGGRGIPAYVAEWVLEKVVPGQGELTAAEATKVLEWAAKVIPGPSEQNIIKHRLAQGQTVKVLTPLQAEVQIKKGKEPERVAQLSLLGISDAYISDALLDEYPDLLRQGMWGVVQLGALPDGVAVLSFQPMQASINLNLYKEARKKFTLHEWRAVLLTTLGFDPSAFSETQQTWLLCRLLPLVQKNMHMMELAPKGTGKSFMYENISPKVRLISGGNISPAVLFVNNASGNWGLLARFKVVVLDEVQTSKFEKPEEIVGGLKGYLANGKLTRGGLHETASDCGFVMLANITLDDEQRPLKNSLVEELPKFLRETAFLDRIKALVPGWELPKLSSRLLVSLDSPLTVGLKSDFFGDALVALREDLTAESYASRAVKLGGKMPYRRNEEAVRSMAAGLMKIQFPHGEVSSEDFYAYCFKPAIRLRQGIWDELYGLDSEYRQYEALIKQA; translated from the coding sequence GTGACTTTCTCTGAAACGGATTTTTTCCCAGTGGACGCGCCTCAAGCAGGTCTGTTGGGCGCGGATGAACTCAGGGCGCTGAACGAAAAAGTAGCCGCCGTCTTCAAGTCTCTCGCCATCGATAAGCGCCGTCTGCCTGCCAGTCAGCTTGGCGGGCGCGGCATTCCGGCGTACGTGGCCGAGTGGGTGCTGGAAAAAGTGGTGCCCGGCCAGGGTGAACTGACTGCCGCCGAGGCGACCAAAGTGCTCGAATGGGCGGCAAAAGTCATTCCAGGGCCGAGTGAGCAGAACATCATTAAGCACAGGCTTGCGCAGGGACAAACGGTCAAGGTGCTGACCCCGCTTCAGGCCGAAGTGCAGATTAAGAAGGGCAAGGAACCAGAACGGGTCGCGCAACTTAGTCTGCTTGGCATCTCGGACGCCTACATTTCCGACGCCCTGCTCGATGAGTATCCCGACCTATTGCGCCAGGGGATGTGGGGCGTGGTGCAACTCGGTGCCCTACCGGACGGTGTCGCGGTGCTGTCCTTTCAGCCGATGCAGGCAAGCATCAACCTGAACCTCTACAAGGAAGCCCGCAAGAAATTCACCCTGCATGAGTGGCGTGCGGTGTTGCTGACCACACTGGGCTTTGACCCCTCGGCCTTCAGCGAAACCCAGCAGACTTGGCTGCTGTGCCGCCTGCTGCCACTCGTTCAGAAGAACATGCACATGATGGAACTTGCCCCCAAGGGCACGGGCAAGAGTTTTATGTACGAGAATATCAGCCCCAAAGTCCGCCTGATCAGCGGGGGCAACATCTCGCCCGCTGTGCTTTTCGTCAACAACGCCAGCGGTAACTGGGGGCTGCTCGCCCGCTTTAAGGTCGTCGTGCTCGACGAGGTGCAGACCTCAAAGTTCGAGAAGCCGGAGGAAATTGTGGGCGGCCTGAAGGGCTACCTCGCCAACGGCAAACTCACACGCGGCGGCCTTCACGAGACGGCGAGCGACTGCGGCTTCGTGATGCTGGCGAACATCACGCTCGACGACGAGCAGCGCCCGTTGAAAAACTCGCTGGTGGAGGAGTTGCCGAAGTTCCTGCGCGAAACGGCCTTCCTCGACCGCATCAAGGCGTTGGTTCCGGGCTGGGAGTTGCCCAAGCTGAGTTCCCGTCTGCTCGTCAGCCTCGACTCGCCACTGACGGTGGGCCTCAAATCCGACTTTTTCGGTGACGCCCTCGTCGCACTGCGCGAAGACCTGACCGCCGAGAGTTATGCGTCCCGCGCCGTCAAACTCGGGGGCAAGATGCCCTACCGCCGCAACGAGGAAGCGGTGCGCAGCATGGCGGCGGGGCTGATGAAAATTCAATTTCCGCACGGCGAGGTTTCTTCTGAGGACTTCTACGCCTACTGTTTCAAGCCTGCTATTCGCCTGCGGCAGGGCATCTGGGATGAGTTGTACGGCCTCGACAGCGAGTACCGGCAGTACGAAGCCCTCATCAAGCAGGCCTAA
- a CDS encoding cysteine desulfurase family protein — MTRREFIYLDYNATTPCDPRVLEVMLPHFTEHFANPSSSTHPAGRRAADALEEAREQVAGLFGASARDVIFTSGATESNNLALYGVARAALREGDRRQRIVTLPTEHKAVLEPVADLAVLGFDVQYAPVHRDGQVDLAALVELVDTNTLLVSIQAANSEVGTLQPLAEIGALTRAVGAYFHTDATQAVGRVALDWRSLPADLLSLSSHKIYGPKGAGALLARRALRQGKLDPLTRGGGQEGKLRAGTQNVPALVGFGLACELMAGEGLAEAERQRGLRDEFERRLSEALPQVSFNGRGAERLPNTSSVTVPGVEADALLMHLPNLGLSLGSACNSGALEPSYVLTELGLSGEIASSTFRMSLGKNTSREDVQRAVTDIAQGFETLHLAEAGSPL; from the coding sequence ATGACTCGGCGCGAATTCATCTACCTTGACTACAACGCCACGACGCCCTGCGACCCCCGGGTGTTGGAGGTCATGCTGCCCCACTTCACCGAACATTTCGCTAACCCATCAAGTTCCACTCACCCGGCGGGAAGGAGGGCAGCGGACGCTCTCGAAGAGGCGCGGGAGCAGGTGGCAGGGCTGTTCGGAGCCAGTGCGCGGGACGTAATTTTCACCTCGGGGGCAACCGAGAGTAACAATCTCGCCCTCTACGGCGTGGCCCGCGCGGCGCTGCGGGAAGGCGACCGCCGCCAACGCATCGTGACCTTACCCACAGAGCATAAGGCGGTGCTGGAGCCTGTCGCCGACCTCGCTGTGCTGGGCTTCGACGTGCAGTACGCGCCTGTGCACCGGGACGGGCAGGTGGATCTGGCGGCGCTGGTGGAGCTGGTGGACACTAACACACTGCTAGTCTCCATTCAGGCCGCCAACAGTGAGGTCGGGACGCTGCAACCGCTAGCGGAGATCGGGGCGCTCACCCGCGCGGTGGGGGCTTACTTCCACACCGATGCCACCCAGGCGGTGGGTCGCGTAGCGCTCGACTGGCGTAGCCTGCCCGCCGACCTGCTGTCCCTGAGCAGTCACAAAATCTATGGTCCTAAGGGGGCAGGTGCTCTGCTCGCCCGCCGTGCGCTCAGGCAGGGCAAGCTTGACCCGCTGACTCGAGGGGGCGGGCAGGAAGGCAAGCTGCGGGCAGGAACGCAGAATGTCCCTGCCCTGGTGGGCTTTGGCCTCGCCTGCGAACTGATGGCGGGGGAGGGGCTAGCCGAAGCCGAGCGCCAGCGTGGCTTGCGGGACGAGTTCGAAAGGCGCTTAAGCGAGGCGCTGCCCCAGGTTTCTTTCAATGGGCGCGGAGCAGAGCGCCTGCCCAATACCAGCAGTGTCACTGTGCCGGGCGTGGAGGCCGACGCACTTCTGATGCACTTGCCGAACCTCGGCCTCAGTCTCGGTTCGGCCTGTAACTCGGGGGCTCTGGAACCATCGTATGTGTTGACGGAGCTTGGATTGTCGGGAGAGATCGCCTCCTCAACCTTCCGCATGAGCCTAGGCAAAAACACGAGTCGGGAAGACGTACAGAGAGCCGTAACGGACATCGCCCAAGGGTTCGAAACGCTTCACCTTGCTGAGGCTGGGTCACCTCTGTAA
- a CDS encoding MBL fold metallo-hydrolase, producing the protein MSELLPPATFEVHALDVGREKYGDCVLVRFGDTCVLVDGGHASDFQGQGDTPSIPQQLREAVGGDSPVHVNLLIVTHCHADHIGCLPRMVEAGDLTADVALVADEYLGFGRTFDGAEPDAVDDLSSSALRVLAALREESRVDSSDEALRAFLQDAVTLEQRYTRMLQRLATRGTRVVRYGRDDHSVVEEAFAEVELKILGPSIEQLLTCAELLQREQGGDAAVLARLSDAGTEELASYRALVEERLSDGEPLADRVARGAVINNQSIVVRLGPPGRRVLLTGDLQFARSEVPSIDEEIGDLLERVLADAPYKFVKTAHHTAENGFDIATLEALAPAVVVHTGGSDDPKHPNAKVLAQLRQADAAFKFARTDRNGRVRFDGDSVTVERGRVDDFTPNSSDEPQFNSTSPQEVHVHVDVPSGVSTVHIHVHFGESSEPAAGRTSIAADPPSAPHREELAQGRALPHLMFVTNPSKLERRVGVEATTRAMRLVESAGHTLLRVGSFDEAITALRAHHDVKGVVLLGGYEVLPAKRVDVLSDRLRADRRLDPRDDEDQFIVWSDDPYGDLDGDGLPSVPVSRVPDGGDAATLLGALLGAPVGGAEKFGVRNAARPFANAIWQSIPGQLPLLASRPTEARHIRSANVNASLAYFMLHGSDRDTTRFWGEAGGEVLEAFNAALVPDTFGGVVFTGCCYGALIAQRRALETQGGVADLPADRSIALRFLRAGARAFVGCTGTHYSPGERQLAYGGPMHLAFMRRHLDERLAPAEALFHARGDYLAGIPYVDGDDVFDRAVERKIWSQFTCLGLGW; encoded by the coding sequence ATGAGCGAACTTCTACCGCCAGCGACTTTCGAAGTTCACGCTCTAGACGTGGGACGTGAAAAATACGGTGACTGCGTCCTCGTCCGGTTCGGTGACACCTGCGTCCTCGTCGATGGTGGACACGCGAGCGACTTTCAAGGTCAAGGGGACACGCCGTCCATTCCACAGCAACTGCGGGAAGCGGTCGGTGGTGATAGCCCCGTACACGTGAACTTGCTCATCGTGACGCACTGCCATGCGGACCACATCGGGTGTCTCCCGCGCATGGTTGAAGCGGGTGACCTCACCGCCGATGTGGCGCTTGTTGCCGACGAGTACTTGGGATTCGGGCGGACGTTCGATGGCGCGGAACCCGATGCAGTCGATGATCTGTCCTCATCGGCGCTACGCGTGCTCGCTGCTCTGCGGGAAGAGTCGCGCGTAGACTCATCCGATGAGGCCCTGCGAGCGTTCCTGCAGGACGCGGTGACGCTTGAGCAGCGGTACACGCGCATGTTGCAGCGCCTTGCCACACGGGGCACGCGCGTCGTGCGGTACGGTCGAGATGACCACTCGGTTGTGGAAGAGGCCTTCGCAGAGGTGGAGTTGAAAATACTCGGCCCTAGCATCGAGCAACTCCTCACGTGCGCGGAGTTGCTGCAACGCGAGCAGGGAGGCGACGCAGCCGTGCTTGCCCGCCTTTCTGACGCTGGGACCGAAGAACTCGCGTCGTACCGTGCGCTGGTTGAGGAGCGCTTGAGCGACGGTGAGCCATTGGCCGACCGTGTAGCGAGGGGTGCCGTGATCAACAACCAAAGTATCGTCGTGCGGCTCGGTCCGCCCGGCCGGCGCGTGCTGCTGACGGGTGACTTGCAGTTCGCGCGATCGGAAGTACCCTCCATCGACGAAGAGATAGGTGACCTGCTGGAGCGGGTGCTGGCCGACGCACCGTACAAGTTCGTGAAGACTGCCCACCACACGGCTGAGAACGGTTTCGACATTGCTACACTCGAGGCCCTCGCACCCGCTGTGGTTGTCCATACTGGGGGGAGCGATGACCCTAAACACCCCAACGCGAAGGTCCTCGCGCAACTGCGGCAGGCGGACGCGGCGTTCAAATTCGCACGTACCGACCGCAACGGCCGCGTCCGATTCGACGGTGACTCTGTAACTGTAGAGCGCGGACGCGTCGACGACTTCACTCCAAATTCGAGCGACGAACCGCAGTTCAATTCGACCTCCCCGCAGGAGGTGCACGTCCACGTTGATGTACCGAGTGGCGTCTCGACGGTACACATCCACGTGCACTTCGGTGAAAGCAGCGAACCCGCCGCCGGACGAACGTCGATCGCAGCGGATCCGCCGAGCGCGCCTCACCGAGAAGAGTTGGCGCAAGGTCGCGCGCTTCCGCACCTCATGTTCGTGACGAACCCCAGCAAACTCGAGCGGCGTGTGGGAGTGGAGGCGACGACTCGGGCAATGCGGCTCGTCGAATCGGCTGGGCATACCTTGCTGCGTGTTGGGAGTTTTGACGAGGCCATCACAGCGTTACGCGCGCACCATGACGTGAAGGGGGTCGTCCTCCTCGGCGGATACGAAGTGCTGCCTGCCAAGCGCGTGGACGTTCTCAGCGACCGCTTGCGCGCCGATCGACGCCTCGACCCGCGCGACGACGAAGACCAGTTCATCGTGTGGTCCGACGATCCGTACGGCGACCTCGACGGAGATGGGCTGCCGAGCGTTCCTGTCTCACGTGTCCCGGACGGTGGCGACGCCGCGACGCTGCTCGGCGCTCTTCTAGGGGCTCCCGTCGGTGGCGCGGAAAAATTCGGTGTGCGTAATGCCGCGCGTCCATTCGCAAACGCCATCTGGCAGAGCATTCCCGGGCAGCTCCCTCTGCTTGCAAGCCGACCGACAGAGGCGAGACACATTCGAAGTGCGAACGTGAACGCGAGCCTCGCGTACTTCATGCTGCACGGCAGCGATCGAGACACGACGCGCTTCTGGGGTGAAGCGGGCGGCGAGGTGCTCGAGGCGTTTAACGCAGCCCTCGTGCCCGACACGTTCGGGGGGGTGGTGTTCACCGGATGTTGTTACGGCGCGTTGATCGCGCAGCGGCGTGCACTTGAAACGCAAGGTGGCGTCGCGGACCTGCCGGCCGATCGTTCGATCGCCCTACGGTTCTTACGGGCGGGTGCGCGTGCCTTCGTAGGCTGCACGGGCACGCACTATTCGCCAGGTGAACGGCAGCTCGCGTACGGCGGGCCAATGCACCTGGCATTCATGCGGCGCCACCTTGATGAGCGACTCGCGCCTGCAGAGGCGTTGTTCCACGCACGGGGCGATTACCTTGCGGGGATTCCGTACGTGGACGGCGACGACGTGTTCGACCGCGCCGTGGAGCGCAAGATTTGGAGTCAGTTCACCTGTTTAGGACTCGGGTGGTAG
- a CDS encoding IS3 family transposase yields the protein MDSARCQEEARLTNKIKFYFDRSRETYSTFRLKAGLAEEDGLQVSRRRIGRLMGSANLRVRCKRNFRTTTQSKHSYSVAENILNRNFQASAPNQKWVTDITYLPYTDGWLYLATVMDLYSRKIVGWAMHERLETVLVTAALHMAVYRRRPGAVRRGTARPCAAIGTARATHTDQAAEYSISCARRGLKSSCPVQRQRTNGPAIIRALHHV from the coding sequence CTGGACAGTGCGCGGTGTCAGGAGGAGGCCAGGCTGACCAACAAAATCAAGTTCTACTTTGACCGGAGCCGGGAAACCTATAGCACCTTTCGGCTCAAGGCCGGCCTTGCTGAAGAGGACGGGTTGCAGGTCAGTCGCCGCCGAATTGGGCGTCTAATGGGTTCAGCGAACCTCAGGGTTCGCTGTAAGCGAAACTTTCGCACCACGACGCAATCGAAGCATTCGTATTCAGTGGCCGAGAACATCCTGAACCGTAACTTTCAGGCCTCCGCACCGAACCAGAAATGGGTCACGGACATCACGTACCTACCGTATACGGACGGCTGGCTTTACCTGGCGACCGTCATGGATCTGTACTCGCGCAAAATTGTGGGGTGGGCCATGCATGAACGCTTGGAAACCGTGTTGGTCACGGCGGCCCTACATATGGCCGTATATCGACGCCGACCAGGAGCGGTAAGGCGTGGAACGGCTCGGCCATGCGCTGCGATAGGGACTGCCCGAGCTACCCACACTGATCAGGCTGCTGAGTACTCCATTTCATGCGCCAGGCGCGGCTTGAAGTCAAGTTGTCCGGTACAGAGGCAACGAACCAACGGACCAGCTATAATTAGAGCTCTACATCACGTGTAG
- a CDS encoding vanadium-dependent haloperoxidase, with translation MAVEAYAKLGIAVTDAFIACWRAKYDYDLLRPVTYIQRVKDADWLPLLNTPPFPEYPSGHSVQSAAAAEVLTDLFGPTRAFTDHTHETRSLPARSFTSFRQAASEAALSRLYGGIHFRAAIEDGLTLGRCIGVHVLALRWYRGL, from the coding sequence ATGGCAGTCGAAGCGTATGCCAAGCTCGGTATCGCGGTAACAGACGCCTTTATTGCCTGCTGGCGAGCTAAGTACGACTACGACCTGCTCCGTCCTGTCACTTACATACAGAGGGTTAAGGATGCAGACTGGTTACCCCTATTGAACACACCCCCTTTCCCGGAGTACCCCAGCGGGCATTCAGTGCAATCGGCGGCGGCGGCCGAGGTGCTTACTGACCTTTTCGGGCCAACTCGAGCCTTTACTGACCACACTCACGAAACGCGCAGTCTTCCAGCCCGAAGCTTTACATCATTCAGGCAGGCTGCAAGCGAGGCTGCCCTCTCACGCCTATACGGCGGAATTCATTTCCGTGCGGCTATCGAGGACGGGCTTACTTTGGGGCGATGCATCGGGGTCCATGTGCTTGCGCTGCGGTGGTATCGCGGACTCTAA